A stretch of the Ptiloglossa arizonensis isolate GNS036 chromosome 1, iyPtiAriz1_principal, whole genome shotgun sequence genome encodes the following:
- the LOC143150865 gene encoding uncharacterized protein LOC143150865 isoform X5, translating into MHRSSSKGANKSSSDTELAQGKDKGRKTKSKEKWPLLDGLTVDELARYRRRRIHGQPKDNLGLHSESKDKVLVSEYCETIGANSEDSLKENIWPRGAKQIEDVQLKGSIEGAQPSDREELKEQETKQIDHQTESNDPVNFLPQIDDDKTMETETSSSKIAANVNSCKRPSLVRRRTTLKRDGDLYTNSETYSSYVPYEGQHRPELARRPTSLKMEGDLDTTTEKCEKFIQWLNVSRPELMRMPTNLKLEGEFETLTENHEKYVPFVGVRRPGLLRQNTNLKLEGESNFVPEYADVFKKHNNRVRSQPMKPETHLKTGRDFFQSTENTDYVINSRSKEVQSMAELNDIEEERKSRKDKNATEEEMKMLVSKLEDLKGPPLGIPEYKDAYKDFPRERPKIVKPEDEIGRADGSKIPSSPTTKFSTKIDQDPEYKSKYLDYQRDHSVYRKPSMPIRSTLIPLEHGTGFGKQESKRYDYEHTSEMRSQYVPYGRVPNVEPLRMPSNLRLEGNLDLEPEYRTAYCIKRENQLYTEPKMHRRRDRSLSASKRKENYWINNNVEQYDCVNAVQDQDAFQVLHTGIQEENIRGKPPSGGRRGSRTSLIQVQRPMQLDVAEYNTLKNESTSPTYRLHVCNVDDEPQGFRRKRSPSLQSSGRIRNPSPDRAIQSDIRPYSPSFGKGTKQHSNGQSFVVLDNEIFDMNKNERRRRRADRNYNIDGTLAFSKGRTRTTTNWMPPWYDSTNTI; encoded by the exons AT GCACAGGTCCTCCTCCAAAGGTGCCAACAAATCGTCCTCGGACACTGAGCTAGCGCAGGGCAAAGACAAAGGGCGGAAAACCAAATCTAAGGAAAAATGGCCCCTTTTAGATGGGTTAACGGTCGACGAGCTGGCTCGTTATCGAAGAAGGCGTATTCACGGTCAACCGAAGGACAATCTGGGACTTCATTCTGAATCGAAAGACAAAGTTCTTGTCTCCGAGTATTGCGAAACCATCGGCGCGAACAGTGAGGACTCGCTCAAG GAAAATATCTGGCCGAGAGGAGCTAAACAAATCGAAGATGTTCAACTGAAGGGCTCGATCGAAGGTGCGCAACCTTCGGATCGCGAAGAGCTCAAGGaacaagaaacgaaacaaatcgaTCATCAAACCGAAAGTAACGATCCTGTGAATTTTCTACCACAGATCGACGATGATAAAACGATGGAGACCGAAACCTCAAGCTCCAAGATCGCTGCCAATGTCAATTCGTGTAAACGACCATCTCTCGTTAGAAG aaggaCTACTTTAAAACGGGACGGAGATCTTTATACGAACTCGGAAACGTATTCGTCGTACGTACCGTACGAGGGTCAACATAGACCCGAACTAGCTCGTAGACCAACGTCTTTAAAAATGGAGGGTGATTTGGACACGACGACtgagaaatgcgagaaattcaTTCAATGGTTGAACGTCAGCCGTCCTGAACTGATGCGCATGCCGACGAATCTAAAACTCGAGGGTGAATTCGAAACATTGACGGAAAATCATGAAAAATATGTACCGTTTGTTGGTGTACGAAGACCAGGATTGCTAAGGCAGAATacgaatttgaaattagaagGAGAGTCGAACTTTGTGCCGGAGTACGCTGATGTTTTTAAAAAGCATAATAACCGAG TACGCTCACAACCGATGAAACCTGAAACTCATCTGAAGACTGGAAGAGACTTTTTCCAAAGTACAGAGAACACCGACTACGTTATTAATTCTCGTTCCAAAGAAGTACAATCGATGGCTGAATTAAACGACATCGAGGAAGAACGAAAAAGTCGAAAGGATAAAAATGCAACAGAGGAAGAGATGAAAATGTTGGTTTCGAAGTTAGAAGATTTAAAGGGTCCGCCGCTTGGAATTCCCGAGTATAAAGACGCGTACAAG GATTTTCCAAGAGAGCGTCCCAAAATTGTAAAACCTGAGGACGAAATCGGACGAGCAGACGGCTCTAAAATACCTTCGTCGCCTACGACCAAATTTTCAACTAAAATCGATCAAGATCCGGAATATAAATCGAAATACTTGGATTATCAAAGAGACCATTCTGTGTATCGAAAACCATCGATGCCTATTAGATCAACGTTGATTCCTTTGGAACATGGGACGGGTTTTGGTAAACAAGAATCTAAACGATACGATTACGAGCATACCAGCGAAATGAGATCTCAATACGTTCCTTATGGTCGCGTACCAAATGTCGAGCCTTTAAGAATGCCATCGAATTTGCGTTTGGAGGGCAACCTTGATCTTGAACCAGAATATAGAACAGCTTACTGCATAAAACGTGAAAACCAATTATATACCGAACCAAAAATGCATCGTAGACGAGATCGTAGTTTAAGTGCTtccaaacgaaaagaaaattattggaTAAATAATAATGTAGAGCAATATGATTGCGTAAACGCTGTCCAAGATCAAGATGCGTTTCAAGTGTTGCATACAGGAATTCAAGAAGAAAATATACGTGGAAAACCACCATCAGGTGGTCGAAG AGGTTCGAGAACTTCGCTAATTCAAGTCCAAAGACCAATGCAGTTAGATGTGGCAGAATACAACACATTAAAAAACGAATCAACTAGTCCTACTTATCGTCTTCACGTCTGTAATGTTGACGATGAACCTCAAGGTTTCCGACGCAAACGATCACCATCACTTCAGTCTTCCGGAAGGATACGTAATCCTTCGCCCGATCGTGCAATTCAAAGCGATATTAGACCATATTCTCCTAGTTTTGGCAAAGGCACTAAGCAACACAGTAATGGTCAATCATTTGTTGTTTTGGATAACGAAATTTTTGACATGAATAAAAATGAGAGACGCAGAAGGCGAGCAGATAGAAATTACAATATTGATGGTACACTTGCCTTTTCTAAGGGAAGAACTAGAACTACAACAAATTGGATGCCTCCATGGTATGACAGTACAAACACTATTTAA